In a single window of the Micromonospora inositola genome:
- a CDS encoding S1 family peptidase codes for MYRKRTLFAHAKKRCAVLATMALSIALGAVVNAAPSYAFSPSAPMDRESVQESLHYLTSTYGIDEAEGMRRLQLQSDGQELDRVLRKAEPQTYGGMLLDQAAGGVLVLSFTQPGAASSYVASMPDRQHVRVRQVRHPLSELDAISARLSKKVHAGPNAIFLPAVDEEGNQVVLGERTWVRDAKRAGTFAPRPSDVGTQPTTSSAERAAAVDEEVAIANAAAAAEGASVARRAMKLPHPLYTPYVDWGYCHPLYCKTTYGPMRGGLRLNIKRDNGTWGGCTSGFNVRSHGGAYNNWAWVLTAGHCVVGKANSTYIHHNGYNILTRNRNLEFNTFPYDYAILPYINGTYSQSWLDNFTGKNRILKYCRNGGQDSDADTPCGTQATSANQYITATHTLSEIKSGWVVCASGSGSDTANYPESYGSGAGAGYLVGTRCGKVIGKDWAINTDICARAGDSGGPLFSQIDSTGYGILEGSLQTRTGACYAGEQNNYIPLSTIFSDVNSPWISNGGSTFGIITSSTG; via the coding sequence ATGTATCGAAAGCGAACCTTGTTCGCCCACGCAAAGAAGCGCTGCGCGGTCCTCGCGACGATGGCCCTCTCAATCGCGCTTGGCGCAGTCGTGAACGCCGCGCCGAGCTACGCATTTTCTCCTTCCGCCCCTATGGACCGCGAAAGCGTCCAGGAATCGCTTCACTACCTGACGTCCACTTACGGCATTGATGAAGCTGAGGGCATGCGGCGTCTCCAGCTGCAAAGCGATGGCCAGGAGCTCGACCGCGTATTGAGAAAGGCGGAGCCCCAGACCTACGGTGGAATGCTCCTTGACCAGGCCGCTGGAGGCGTGCTGGTTCTTTCGTTCACGCAGCCGGGGGCCGCAAGTTCATATGTAGCGTCGATGCCTGATCGTCAACACGTCCGGGTCCGGCAGGTAAGGCACCCTCTCTCAGAACTCGACGCCATCAGCGCGCGGCTTTCCAAAAAGGTCCACGCCGGACCTAACGCCATCTTCCTGCCCGCCGTCGATGAGGAAGGAAACCAAGTTGTACTGGGGGAGCGCACCTGGGTACGCGACGCGAAGCGGGCAGGCACCTTCGCCCCCAGGCCATCGGATGTCGGTACTCAGCCGACAACCAGCTCGGCTGAGCGAGCGGCAGCCGTCGATGAGGAAGTAGCCATTGCGAACGCGGCTGCCGCGGCGGAAGGCGCGTCAGTCGCTCGGCGGGCCATGAAGCTCCCGCACCCCCTGTACACCCCTTATGTTGACTGGGGTTACTGCCACCCCCTTTACTGTAAAACTACCTATGGTCCTATGCGGGGTGGCTTAAGGCTGAACATCAAGCGCGACAACGGCACTTGGGGTGGATGCACGAGCGGCTTCAACGTCCGCAGCCACGGCGGCGCCTACAACAACTGGGCTTGGGTGCTGACAGCAGGTCACTGTGTCGTCGGAAAGGCGAACAGCACCTACATCCACCACAACGGCTACAACATCCTCACACGGAATCGAAATCTGGAATTCAACACGTTCCCTTACGACTACGCGATTCTGCCGTACATCAACGGCACCTACTCGCAGAGTTGGCTCGACAACTTCACTGGGAAGAATCGAATCCTGAAGTATTGCCGTAACGGCGGCCAGGATAGCGACGCGGACACACCGTGTGGCACCCAGGCCACCTCGGCCAACCAGTACATTACCGCTACTCACACGCTATCCGAGATTAAATCCGGCTGGGTAGTGTGTGCTAGTGGGAGTGGATCCGATACCGCAAACTACCCTGAGTCCTACGGCAGTGGCGCCGGCGCCGGTTACCTGGTTGGCACCCGTTGCGGGAAGGTAATCGGAAAGGACTGGGCCATCAACACTGATATCTGCGCCCGAGCGGGCGACAGCGGTGGCCCACTGTTCAGCCAGATTGACAGCACCGGCTACGGCATCTTGGAGGGAAGCCTGCAAACCCGCACTGGCGCGTGCTATGCAGGAGAGCAGAACAACTACATCCCGTTGAGCACCATCTTCAGCGATGTAAACTCGCCCTGGATTTCCAACGGTGGCTCGACCTTCGGTATCATCACTTCCTCCACGGGCTGA
- a CDS encoding lytic polysaccharide monooxygenase auxiliary activity family 9 protein encodes MAVRRMLAAVAVVAATLLLAAAPAAAHGAPTDPLSRAAACGPEGGHAATTACRAAIAAGAAVREWDNIRVARIDGRDRERIPDGELCSGGLSAYRGLDLARTDWPATTLTAGGRYTFKYRTTIPHKGTFRLYATTASYDPSRRLTWADLETRPFLTVTDPPIRAGAYQMPGRLPSGRSGRHLIYIIWQNSDTQDTYYSCSDVVFRSSSGTASGARGGPSASPAATIERATPGALAPAAAPGGAAGVPAEAGVPVASVTDLGGVRWPLVAGAAAVVTVLLAATVGMRLRRAGSVPVGRTCEVRNHRAGRRRIW; translated from the coding sequence ATGGCCGTACGCCGAATGCTCGCCGCCGTCGCGGTCGTCGCCGCGACCCTGCTGCTCGCCGCCGCGCCCGCCGCCGCGCACGGTGCACCGACCGACCCGCTCAGCCGGGCGGCGGCCTGCGGCCCGGAGGGCGGCCACGCGGCGACGACAGCCTGCCGCGCGGCGATCGCGGCCGGTGCGGCGGTACGGGAGTGGGACAACATCCGGGTCGCCCGGATCGACGGCCGGGACCGGGAGCGGATCCCCGACGGCGAGCTGTGCAGCGGCGGGCTGTCCGCGTACCGGGGGCTGGACCTGGCCCGCACCGACTGGCCGGCGACGACGCTGACCGCCGGTGGCCGGTACACCTTCAAGTACCGGACCACGATCCCGCACAAGGGCACGTTCCGGCTCTACGCCACCACCGCCTCCTACGACCCGAGCCGGCGGCTGACCTGGGCCGACCTGGAGACCCGGCCGTTCCTGACGGTCACCGACCCGCCGATCCGCGCCGGCGCGTACCAGATGCCGGGGCGGCTGCCGTCGGGGCGCAGCGGCCGGCACCTGATCTACATCATCTGGCAGAACTCCGACACCCAGGACACGTACTACTCCTGCTCCGACGTGGTCTTCCGGTCGTCCTCCGGCACCGCGTCCGGCGCCCGCGGCGGCCCGTCGGCCAGTCCGGCCGCCACCATCGAGCGGGCCACCCCGGGTGCCCTCGCACCGGCCGCCGCGCCGGGCGGCGCGGCCGGCGTCCCGGCGGAGGCCGGGGTGCCGGTGGCCTCGGTGACCGACCTCGGCGGCGTCCGCTGGCCGCTGGTGGCCGGGGCCGCCGCGGTGGTCACCGTGCTGTTGGCGGCCACCGTCGGGATGCGGCTGCGCCGGGCCGGCAGCGTGCCGGTCGGCCGCACCTGCGAGGTACGCAACCACCGTGCCGGCCGCCGCCGGATCTGGTGA
- a CDS encoding glycoside hydrolase family 15 protein: MDSYPAVEGHGLIGDLQTAALVSRDGTLDWFCAPRFDSPSIFGGLLDRHEGGYFQVSPVGVDYRSKQLYVPGTPILITRFLSADGVAELVDFMPVAGDRATDRHRLVRVIRIVRGTMRFRIECQPRFNYGRDPHELDEYPDGVIYRTPSLSLTLNPVREVEVGVDTYIRRTSEGVSAIGTLREGEIGGVVLETASPGPPRVVSSGEVWEMLDQTRDFWRRWLGRSCYTGRWREMVERSAMTLKLMTYAPTGALIAAPTAGLPEQIGGERNWDYRYTWVRDASLSVHALLGLGFTDEAGRYLGWLNDRIRDSVATGVPLQIMYRVDGSPDLTEEVLDHFEGYRGSSPVRVGNGAAGQLQLDIHGEAMSALHLADRHGFQGSHQGWLNVRHLVDWLCDHWDQPEDGIWETRSGRQDFTFGRLMCWVALDRAIRLANRRGLPADTTRWANARNDIYEQIMARGFHPGRGAFVQHYATDVLDAALLTMPGVGFVSPTDPMWQSTLRAMDAELVSDSLVYRYEPAASPDGLRGNEGTFSMCTFWYVQALAYSGRLDEARLTFEKMLTYSSDLGLYAEEIAPTGEQIGNFPQAFSHLSLISTAVSLDQLLDDRP, translated from the coding sequence ATGGACTCGTACCCGGCCGTGGAGGGCCACGGCTTGATCGGTGACCTGCAGACTGCGGCGCTGGTGAGCAGAGACGGGACGTTGGACTGGTTCTGCGCCCCCCGCTTCGACTCGCCGAGCATCTTCGGTGGCCTGCTCGATCGGCACGAGGGTGGGTACTTCCAGGTTTCGCCCGTTGGGGTCGACTACCGGAGCAAACAGCTGTACGTGCCTGGAACGCCCATCCTGATCACCCGCTTTCTCAGCGCGGACGGCGTGGCTGAACTCGTGGATTTCATGCCTGTCGCGGGAGATCGCGCCACCGACCGGCACCGCCTGGTCCGCGTGATCCGGATCGTTCGCGGCACGATGCGGTTCCGCATCGAGTGCCAACCACGGTTCAACTACGGGCGCGATCCGCACGAACTCGACGAGTATCCGGACGGCGTCATCTACCGCACCCCCAGCCTCAGCCTGACCCTGAACCCCGTCCGCGAGGTCGAGGTCGGGGTCGACACGTATATCCGGCGTACCAGCGAGGGCGTGTCTGCGATCGGCACGCTCCGAGAGGGCGAAATCGGTGGCGTCGTGCTGGAAACAGCGTCGCCTGGCCCGCCACGCGTGGTCAGTTCGGGTGAGGTGTGGGAGATGCTCGACCAGACCCGCGACTTCTGGCGGCGCTGGCTCGGCCGCTCCTGCTACACCGGCCGGTGGCGGGAGATGGTCGAGCGTTCCGCGATGACGCTCAAGCTGATGACGTACGCGCCGACCGGCGCGCTGATCGCCGCCCCCACCGCCGGGCTGCCGGAGCAGATCGGCGGCGAGCGCAACTGGGACTACCGCTACACCTGGGTCCGGGACGCCTCCCTCTCGGTGCACGCGCTGCTCGGCCTGGGCTTCACGGACGAGGCCGGCCGCTACCTGGGCTGGCTCAACGATCGCATCCGCGACTCGGTGGCGACCGGCGTGCCGCTCCAGATCATGTACCGGGTCGACGGCTCACCCGATCTCACCGAGGAGGTGCTCGACCACTTCGAGGGATACCGCGGATCGAGCCCGGTGCGCGTGGGCAACGGCGCGGCCGGCCAACTGCAACTCGACATCCACGGTGAGGCGATGAGCGCGCTGCACCTCGCCGACAGGCACGGGTTTCAGGGCTCGCACCAGGGGTGGCTGAACGTGCGGCACCTCGTGGACTGGCTCTGTGACCACTGGGACCAACCCGAGGACGGGATCTGGGAGACCCGCTCCGGCCGGCAGGACTTCACCTTCGGGCGACTGATGTGCTGGGTGGCACTCGACCGCGCCATCCGCCTCGCGAACCGCCGTGGCCTGCCGGCCGACACCACCCGCTGGGCGAACGCCCGCAACGACATCTACGAACAGATCATGGCGCGCGGCTTCCACCCCGGACGCGGTGCCTTCGTGCAGCACTACGCGACCGACGTCCTGGACGCGGCGCTGCTCACCATGCCCGGCGTTGGATTCGTGTCGCCGACCGACCCGATGTGGCAGTCGACCCTGCGGGCCATGGACGCCGAACTCGTCTCCGACAGCCTCGTCTACCGGTACGAGCCGGCCGCCTCACCCGACGGCCTGCGCGGCAACGAGGGCACCTTCAGCATGTGCACCTTCTGGTACGTCCAGGCCCTCGCGTACTCCGGTCGGCTCGACGAAGCCCGACTGACCTTCGAGAAGATGCTCACATACAGCAGTGACCTCGGGCTCTACGCGGAGGAGATCGCGCCCACCGGCGAGCAGATCGGCAACTTCCCGCAGGCGTTCAGCCACCTCTCGCTGATCAGCACCGCCGTCAGCCTCGACCAGCTCCTCGACGACCGTCCCTGA
- a CDS encoding low temperature requirement protein A: MGHREGGVQGQDLLQRREDVRQANFLELFVDLVLVFALAGVVSRVARDIVSEDVVVRWRSMAFLLVLSLPLMWLWITTAHITSWFDPRRRKIQWIVLASAFGLLVMASSLPYAFIGRGWAFVLPYVILQCGRPLILMPALRGHPLRQLYRRSVLWFAASAVIWFAGAAVSGSARAALWGAAVIVDFVAAQLRWPVPGMAGPPVSAWATDSRHHLPERYQQFLLIALGETVLAVGTTLTNQPVTTATAAGLVLAFLSTVLLWRIYFYRSGQVLAEAVAAAGNRDAAGLAIGTAHVVMVLGIVATAVGFEIVLKHPDGSPEPAWLVAILGGPALFLYGRIRLERVVFDRLSIRRVAAIAALAIAAVPLNFAPPLAAAVVAALVLLAVALADARHAAGRPPEAPSPAH, from the coding sequence ATGGGGCATCGGGAAGGCGGTGTACAGGGTCAGGACCTGTTGCAACGTCGCGAGGACGTGCGGCAGGCCAACTTCCTGGAACTGTTCGTCGACCTGGTGTTGGTGTTCGCCCTGGCCGGGGTGGTCAGCCGGGTCGCGCGGGACATCGTCAGCGAAGACGTTGTCGTCCGATGGCGGTCGATGGCCTTCCTGCTCGTGCTGTCGCTGCCGCTGATGTGGTTGTGGATCACGACCGCGCACATCACCAGCTGGTTCGACCCCCGCCGCCGCAAGATCCAGTGGATCGTACTGGCCAGTGCCTTCGGGCTGCTGGTCATGGCCTCATCGCTTCCGTACGCGTTCATCGGCCGCGGGTGGGCGTTCGTGCTGCCGTATGTGATCCTGCAGTGCGGCCGGCCGCTCATCCTGATGCCCGCGCTACGCGGACACCCCCTGCGGCAGCTTTATCGCCGGTCGGTGCTGTGGTTCGCGGCCTCGGCGGTGATCTGGTTCGCCGGCGCGGCCGTCAGCGGCAGCGCCCGGGCCGCCCTGTGGGGGGCCGCCGTAATCGTTGACTTCGTCGCCGCGCAGCTGCGCTGGCCGGTACCGGGGATGGCCGGGCCGCCGGTCAGTGCGTGGGCCACGGACAGCCGCCACCACCTGCCCGAGCGCTACCAGCAGTTCCTGCTGATCGCCCTCGGGGAAACCGTGCTCGCCGTCGGCACCACGCTGACCAACCAGCCGGTCACCACGGCGACCGCCGCGGGGCTGGTGCTGGCGTTCCTGTCGACGGTGCTGCTGTGGCGCATCTACTTCTACCGCTCCGGCCAGGTCCTCGCCGAAGCCGTCGCCGCGGCGGGGAACCGGGACGCCGCCGGCCTCGCCATCGGCACTGCCCACGTCGTCATGGTGCTGGGCATCGTCGCCACCGCCGTCGGCTTCGAGATCGTACTGAAACACCCAGACGGCTCGCCGGAGCCGGCGTGGCTCGTCGCGATCCTCGGCGGTCCGGCACTGTTCCTCTACGGCCGCATCCGTCTGGAACGCGTCGTGTTCGACCGGCTTTCCATCCGCCGTGTCGCCGCCATCGCCGCCCTGGCGATCGCCGCCGTCCCCCTGAATTTCGCCCCGCCGCTGGCCGCTGCGGTCGTGGCCGCGCTCGTCCTGCTCGCCGTCGCCCTCGCCGACGCCCGCCACGCCGCCGGCCGTCCCCCCGAGGCCCCCTCCCCGGCGCACTAG
- a CDS encoding YqgE/AlgH family protein: MSDMQEGQTIGGRAMESMTGRLLVATPALKDPNFDRTVVLLVAHEPGGALGVVLNRATEVAVADVLGDWSDLARHPAVLFEGGPVQPESAICLARMRHPIKPVKGFHRVSGAVGTIDLSVDPERLRDAIGGIRVFAGYSGWGAGQLEREIEEGSWFVLDALPGDAFVDRPDDLWPMVLRRQGGMMAAVAHFPPDVALN, from the coding sequence ATGTCCGACATGCAGGAGGGGCAGACGATCGGTGGTCGGGCCATGGAGTCGATGACCGGACGGCTGCTGGTCGCGACTCCGGCACTGAAGGACCCGAACTTCGACCGTACGGTCGTGCTGCTGGTCGCCCACGAGCCCGGCGGCGCCCTCGGCGTGGTGCTCAACCGCGCCACTGAAGTGGCGGTCGCCGACGTCCTGGGCGACTGGAGCGACCTAGCCCGCCACCCCGCGGTGCTCTTCGAGGGCGGCCCGGTGCAGCCGGAGTCGGCCATCTGCCTGGCCCGGATGCGGCATCCGATCAAGCCGGTGAAGGGCTTCCACCGGGTCTCCGGCGCGGTGGGCACGATCGATCTCTCGGTGGATCCGGAGCGGCTGCGGGACGCCATCGGCGGCATCCGGGTCTTCGCCGGCTACTCCGGGTGGGGAGCGGGGCAGTTGGAGCGGGAGATCGAGGAGGGTTCCTGGTTCGTCCTCGACGCGCTGCCCGGCGACGCCTTCGTCGACCGGCCGGACGACCTCTGGCCGATGGTGCTGCGCCGGCAGGGCGGCATGATGGCGGCGGTGGCCCACTTCCCCCCGGACGTGGCCCTGAACTGA
- the mgrA gene encoding L-glyceraldehyde 3-phosphate reductase, which yields MTYLAADERYDTMTYRRSGRSGLPLPAISLGLWHNFGPDRPFERQRDIIRRAFDLGITHFDLANNYGPPPGSAEENFGRLLATDLKPYRDELVVSSKAGYLMWPGPYGEWGSRKYLISSLDQSLRRMGLDYVDVFYSHRFDPDTPLEETMGALDAIVRSGKALYVGVSNHNSEQTARAAAILRDLGTPLLINQPSYSMLNRWIEDDGLLDTLENVGAGCIAYSPLAQGLLTDRYLGGIPADSRVRTSVFLNESDLSPEKMATIRALGAIAERRGQSLAQLALAWALRDPRMTSLIIGASSVAQLEGNVAALDNLDFTTEELAEIDHHLG from the coding sequence GTGACCTACCTTGCCGCCGATGAGCGCTACGACACCATGACCTACCGGCGCAGCGGACGCAGTGGGCTCCCGCTGCCCGCCATCTCGCTGGGGCTGTGGCACAACTTCGGGCCGGACCGCCCGTTCGAGCGGCAGCGGGACATCATCCGCCGCGCCTTCGACCTCGGGATCACCCACTTCGACCTGGCCAACAACTACGGCCCGCCGCCCGGCTCAGCGGAGGAGAACTTCGGCCGGCTGCTCGCCACCGACCTCAAGCCGTACCGGGACGAGCTGGTCGTCTCCAGCAAGGCCGGCTATCTGATGTGGCCGGGCCCGTACGGCGAGTGGGGTTCGCGCAAGTACCTGATCTCCTCGCTGGACCAGTCGCTGCGCCGGATGGGGCTGGACTACGTCGACGTCTTCTACTCCCACCGGTTCGACCCGGACACTCCCCTGGAGGAGACGATGGGCGCGCTCGACGCGATCGTCCGCTCCGGCAAGGCGCTCTACGTCGGCGTCTCGAACCACAACTCCGAGCAGACCGCCCGGGCCGCCGCCATCCTGCGGGACCTGGGTACGCCGCTGCTGATCAACCAGCCGTCGTACTCGATGCTCAACCGCTGGATCGAGGACGACGGCCTGCTCGACACGCTGGAGAACGTGGGCGCCGGCTGCATCGCGTACAGCCCGCTCGCGCAGGGCCTGCTCACCGACCGCTACCTCGGCGGCATCCCCGCGGACTCCCGGGTACGCACCAGCGTGTTCCTCAACGAGAGCGACCTCAGCCCGGAGAAGATGGCCACGATCCGGGCGCTCGGCGCGATCGCCGAGCGGCGCGGCCAGTCGCTGGCCCAGTTGGCGCTGGCCTGGGCGCTGCGCGACCCACGGATGACCAGCCTGATCATCGGCGCGAGCAGCGTGGCACAGCTCGAGGGGAACGTGGCCGCGCTGGACAACCTCGACTTCACCACCGAGGAGCTGGCCGAGATCGACCATCACCTGGGCTGA
- a CDS encoding DUF4153 domain-containing protein, translating to MSEPPPAPDSPRTAPAAGPTGGDAPGDATPYLLVMPTTDGSPPDIVWPGQEGQPAWAIPVTVPAGTRGYAVFLPLVPAPAGEGPAAPPPPVAPQATAGAPVIPAQVATPDAPASVADGSAEQTPPNAPETATAEGSAPASPVTAPTSAGATQPAAAPTAAAAGTPSGPAPTVPQQRLVPGRPEAVLQPAIGPGAPTAPYAGQPAPPWATFPPQPGATWAPRPPVPRTSFLGASWPGPQPATGRATPLAVLAGALGIAFFVPLSRTGIGWFLGWLVLTAGVVAAVRRGTAELPRTERLVRGGWAVAALALLSVLAFRNAWWLVTFCVLGALGCATLAIVGGRLVRSILFSLVAAPFAALRGLPWVRRHITATPDTGMVRRVTGSVVATVLVLLVFGGLLSSADAAFSEVLGAIVPEINVGTVFRWIFLAVVGALIAVAAVYTLAAPPDLSTVDKPSRRNLGLLEWAPAIGALTVLFAGFVVVQFTVLFGGQRHVQKVAGLSYSEYARSGFWQLLFVTLLTLAVLGAVSRWASRERKVERTVLRVLLGLLSALSVVIVVSALSRMYTYQKVYSFTGERIFVMAFELLLGAVFLMILAAGIRWRGRWIPGATVGLAVVMLLSLAVLNPEDYAAQRNIARYQQTGKIDAWYLRALSADATPSLTRLPDPVRRCTLSWVDDDLAEPDPWYAWNLGRYRARQALDRIGEDAVGGPKDCRAADQFDLPKSRRPR from the coding sequence GTGTCCGAGCCGCCACCGGCGCCAGATTCCCCCCGGACCGCCCCGGCGGCCGGGCCGACGGGTGGCGACGCACCCGGCGACGCCACGCCGTACCTGCTCGTCATGCCCACCACAGACGGGTCGCCGCCCGACATCGTCTGGCCCGGCCAGGAGGGCCAGCCCGCCTGGGCAATCCCGGTCACCGTCCCGGCCGGCACGCGCGGGTACGCCGTCTTCCTGCCGCTGGTCCCGGCCCCCGCCGGCGAGGGGCCGGCCGCCCCGCCGCCCCCGGTCGCCCCCCAGGCCACGGCCGGCGCCCCGGTCATCCCCGCGCAGGTCGCGACGCCTGACGCCCCGGCCTCCGTCGCCGACGGCTCGGCCGAGCAGACGCCCCCGAACGCCCCGGAAACGGCCACCGCCGAGGGCTCCGCGCCCGCCTCGCCGGTGACCGCGCCGACATCCGCCGGGGCGACACAGCCCGCAGCGGCACCGACCGCCGCCGCCGCGGGGACGCCGTCCGGGCCCGCGCCGACCGTGCCGCAGCAGCGTCTCGTCCCGGGCCGCCCCGAGGCCGTGCTGCAGCCGGCGATCGGCCCGGGCGCCCCGACGGCGCCGTACGCCGGGCAGCCGGCGCCGCCCTGGGCGACCTTCCCGCCGCAGCCGGGCGCGACCTGGGCGCCCCGCCCGCCGGTGCCCCGGACCTCGTTCCTCGGCGCCAGCTGGCCGGGGCCGCAGCCGGCCACCGGTCGGGCCACCCCGCTCGCGGTGCTCGCCGGCGCGCTCGGGATCGCGTTCTTCGTCCCGCTGAGCCGGACCGGCATCGGCTGGTTCCTCGGCTGGCTCGTCCTGACCGCCGGCGTGGTCGCCGCGGTCCGGCGGGGCACCGCCGAACTGCCCCGCACCGAACGCCTGGTTCGCGGCGGTTGGGCGGTGGCGGCCCTGGCGCTGCTCTCCGTCCTCGCCTTCCGCAACGCCTGGTGGCTGGTGACGTTCTGCGTCCTCGGCGCGCTCGGCTGCGCGACGCTGGCCATCGTGGGCGGCCGGCTGGTCCGCTCGATCCTGTTCAGCCTGGTCGCCGCGCCGTTCGCGGCGCTCCGCGGCCTGCCCTGGGTACGTCGGCACATCACCGCCACCCCCGACACGGGGATGGTTCGCCGGGTGACCGGTTCGGTCGTCGCGACGGTGCTGGTGCTGCTGGTCTTCGGCGGCCTGCTCTCCTCGGCCGATGCGGCGTTCTCCGAGGTTCTCGGCGCGATCGTCCCAGAGATCAACGTCGGTACGGTGTTCCGCTGGATCTTCCTGGCCGTGGTGGGCGCGCTGATCGCGGTCGCCGCCGTCTACACGCTGGCCGCCCCGCCGGACCTGTCCACCGTGGACAAGCCGAGCAGGCGCAACCTCGGCCTGCTGGAGTGGGCCCCGGCCATCGGCGCGCTGACGGTGCTCTTCGCCGGCTTCGTCGTCGTGCAGTTCACCGTGCTCTTCGGCGGCCAGCGGCACGTCCAGAAGGTCGCCGGGCTCAGCTACTCCGAGTACGCCCGCAGCGGCTTCTGGCAGCTGCTCTTCGTCACCCTGCTGACCCTGGCGGTGCTCGGTGCGGTGAGCCGCTGGGCCAGCCGGGAACGCAAGGTCGAGCGCACCGTGCTGCGCGTCCTGCTCGGCCTGCTCAGCGCGCTCAGCGTGGTGATCGTGGTGTCGGCACTGTCCCGCATGTACACGTACCAGAAGGTCTACAGCTTCACCGGCGAGCGGATCTTCGTGATGGCGTTCGAGCTGCTGCTCGGGGCGGTCTTCCTGATGATCCTGGCCGCCGGGATCCGGTGGCGGGGCCGGTGGATCCCCGGCGCGACCGTGGGGCTGGCCGTGGTGATGCTGCTCAGCCTGGCCGTGCTCAACCCGGAGGACTACGCCGCCCAGCGCAACATCGCCCGGTACCAGCAGACCGGCAAGATCGACGCCTGGTACCTGCGGGCGCTCTCCGCCGACGCCACGCCTTCCCTGACCCGGCTGCCGGACCCGGTACGCCGGTGCACGCTCAGCTGGGTCGACGACGACCTGGCCGAGCCCGACCCCTGGTACGCCTGGAACCTGGGCCGGTACCGGGCCCGTCAGGCCCTCGACCGGATCGGCGAGGACGCCGTCGGCGGGCCGAAGGACTGCCGGGCCGCGGATCAGTTCGACCTGCCCAAGAGCCGCCGTCCGCGCTGA